The nucleotide sequence ATGAGGCCGGGGAAGGTAATCACACAGGAAGGATGACTCTCTGCCATGGCAGGGCATCTAGTTCAGTTGACTAAATATAAAAATTGACGAAATTCCTATTCGAATATGACATAAGGAATGTCTATAGGTATGATATAGGAAAATATCTTCATTCACAGAAATGGTGATCATGTACGTATTGTTTTCAAAACCCAATGTCGTCATGCCATCAGACCCTCGAACGCCACAAAAGGGTTAACCACACAGTGAACACATCGATAAGGAATGACACCAGCCTGTATTCAATACGGTACAGACAGCCATGTGCTGACTGCAGCAACCACCAACAGTGGGTGGGTGTGTCAATGGTGGCTGCATTAAGTGTCCACAAATGGGTGGATCAAGCCCATGTCAAAGGGGtgtgggtttatgtgtgtgcatgttctttGTGGATTTGATCATTAAaaacaagcgtgtgtgtgtgtgtgtgtgtaggaaccaTCCCTCTGGTTCTGAGGAGCCTTAGTAACAGCAACAATAGCAGCTATGATGCAGAACTAGCAAGAGCTGGATCCTTTCCCTATTATATAAGAGGACAGGGGGAAGAAAagagggaaggggaaggagtgagggagcaagagagggagagagggagagagaagacagggaaTGAAAGCAGAAACGGAGGGATTGAGAAGAGGGGGTAAGagagcggagagggagggagagagaagacagggaaagagaggaagggagaagagagcgaGTGGAGATGAAACgggagggtagggaggtggGAGCGAGGCAGGCaacgagagagggaaagagagggagagattggttTGGAAGAGGCGCACGGAGGAAAAGGATGGGTTGTGATTGGGTAacggggaaagagggaaagacagggagggagggaggcgcatCGTTCACAGCACATCTTCAAATGTGGCAGAGAGATGAGACTGCTCcacgaggggtggggagggtttggtgggggggagagggggggggggggcgcagctCCAAACGAAGAGAGGATTTAAATGTAGGCGAGGACGGACATGGCTGcgtggagggagacggagagagagaggagaagagagaggggaggacatagCTCTGACATCTCAAGTTCTTTTAGTTGGGTTTCATGGGAAAGAAAGGCCATGGGCTGTCCTCTTCTACGTGACTCAtgtcaaagagggagagagagacagagagagctaatgtgtatatgtgtgtaactGGCAGCTCTCTGGGTACATGTACCTCCTCCAGTCCCCAGAAGATCACCAGTGTGTTAGTCTCTACCATCTGTGCTCCGGTGATTAACTGCATGCGTGTGAGCAGACGTGTGTCAAGTTATAGATTTTTCACACACAGTCCTGCttgcttactctctctctctctctctctctctctctctctctctctctctctctctctctctctctctctctcacctgtcgtTCAAGGTCTTCTGCAGATATGTGCTTCACAGTCCCTGTCAGAATAAGCAaagaatgaaaagagagagagaggactgaaaAACACTCTGCAGGCCCCTCGATTCTCGctcccccactctctttctcattctccttctctctccccctctctctctctttattatcTTTGCGTTTTGCTCCTCTCTTACAGAGCTGGGGCGTAACCATGGTTATCAGGGGCTCAGCCAGAAAACAACATGGTGTGAGAAGCGAATGCAGCACCCTTggtttggcgtgtgtgtgtgtgtggcatgtgtgtatgtccatgATGGCGTGTActtgcatacatgtgtgtgtttttgtgcgagTGTGTACGTCTATGAGAGTGTGAGCGTGTATGtagttgcatgtgtgtggggtgtgaattagcgtgtgtgtgtgtgtgtgtgtgtgtgtgtgtgtgtgtagtgtgagttGTGTGTAGGTGAGAGCTGTGTTTAGGTGACTCATCCCTCTAAAAGCACTGATTGATGTTAATGTAGCCCAGCAATATCCAGAGGCTGTTTGTTGCTGCTGCTTTACAAGGTGGAAGAAGAGAGACTGGAGGTTTGGGGTGAACATTTTGGTAATAGGGGTGAAGGAAGTGATTGAAGGGTTTGCAAagccttacattacatttacatttagtcatttagcagatgctcttatccagagcgacttacagtaagtacagggtcattcccaaagcaagtagggtgaagtgccttgcccaaggacacaacgtcatttcgcactgccggggaatcgaaccagcaaccttctgattactagcccgattccctaaccgctcagccacctgacattaaACGCACATTCACATGCACAGGACATTAGAGACATTtcacatattacacacacaccctctgaaccGTGAAAGCAAACTTGCATATTAAAGCTCACATCACGTAAACAGCCCCTGAGTTAAAAATGCTAAAATAGAGTGTGCAGGCAGGCACTTCAAAGGCTGCTCAATTAATGACTGGAGCTACTCTAGGGATATAACACTGTctgtaagcacacacatacccacacattaAAAAAATCTCTCacaagaaaacacaaacacctcTGATCCAGGGATGGGCTGCCATGACAACCATCTGGACCTCTGCCAATCACAGTAGCCTGCTAACCGGGTATTCAGACATGACCTGTTAACTGTGGCCCAGTTACCTCCAAGAAGAAGACCTTGGCTAACTCTCTTCTCTTCATGTCCTGAGCAACAAGCCAGTCTACAGGGGGTTTGTCTCAGTTAAGGGTGATACATGCACTCCTCGTGCACTTGCATTCCCCAAACATAGTTGGATAgatcacaacacaaacacacatcgtcTTGTCTGGAATTGGAAAAGGCTTGTtcacctcacagcctcacagcagtTCCTATTGAAGTTGAATTCATGACAGTAGCACTGTCAGAGCACCAGCAGTTTTGAAGCTCATTGTGTGTAACGATTGTgtattaaattaagtaaagtcatgtaataCATTACTAAGTAAACGGCATGATTGATGTGATTGGCCCAGATGTCAACTTCAGTGGGCCCATGTCTGCAGTAGGCTGGGGCCACCTGCTGAACCTGGGTCATCCCATAATAGTCTGTAGGGATGGATAAAGGGAAGCCAAATCCGTTTCCTAAGTAGGAAACACCAGTTTGTGGATGGACTTGATTATTTCAGTTCAGTTCTCCTTAGGTGTCTCTCTGAAGCCATCTAATGGAGGACAGCCAAGTGGCCTTTATGTGGCATGTAAATATTATGTTACAGGCTATTTCTGTAGTGGTGCTGTAGGCTAAATATTCTGGTCATGACCATTAAGGTAAATTGGAGAGGTAGGTTcaagctagctactgtaccagGAAGCCCACCAACACTAAAGTCTCTCATGGGAGacatacctctgtgtgtgtgtgtgtgtgtgtgtgtgtgggggggggggtattagtGTGTGTCAACAGTAATATGATACATGAGGATGTAGAAGTCTGAGGTAGCTCGGAAAGTATGTGCAAAAGTTCAGTGACATATTTTGTTGGAGACACACAGTTGTTGTGGACTGTAACTAGGCCTGCTCAAATCTGTTTgcttctatttgtgtgtgtgtgtgtgtgtgtgtgtgagtgagtgtgtgagagagagagagagagagagagagacagagagacagagagagagagtgtcagccTTGTAAGCTGCTCAAACTACAAAACAGTGCAGTGTCTGTTGTAAtttgacagacacaaacacagtgatGATCAGCTTGGAAAGAATGCATATCCAAGAGCTGGAGGTGTGATGggtacatgcctgtgtgttttgtgtgtgtgtgtgtgtgtgtgtaagatctGGGAAAAAAGGAAAGTGATCAAAACAGGCAGTTGAATTTTGCTGAatcactgctgtctctggttttCAAAAGCTGCTCTAttttaaagtgtgtgtatgcgcgtcaAGTGACTGAGTGCGTTTGTATTATGTATGCCTGTCTCGCTGCCTACATATTAGTTAGCCTACACAGCTGGTCCACTGAGATGTTCGTTGAAGAGAATTCTCTGTTCTTGCCTCATATCACTGTTCTCTTGAAAGCATGCATGACTATATACCCATCTACTTTGATAAAAGAACCTTGCTGCTCCTGCTGTGTCTGTTTCTGAATATCAAACCTCTGACATTCAGCTGCTACCAGACGCCTCTGGATGATTCAAATGTAGAGACAACTTATTGAATCCCTACTTATGTCCGTGTGTTGTGTCACACTGTGATGCTGGGTTTTTGTGAGGTGTCTCTGTCACGGAATAGTGTTTCCGTCACAACGATGATTTGTTGTGATGATCTGTTTAGATGGTTTCCATCTAAACAGTTTGTCAGGTcaactgtgttgttgttgttactcACTGGAAGAGGTTTTTGAGAGGTTGTCCGTACGTTTTGTTTAGTAGCATTTGGTAGCAGAAATGAcactgtcttttctctctcttgctctccttttctctctcctctcagacatGGCGTTCCTCCCTATccttctcgtcctcctcctctccgttgCCCGGCGCGCAAGCTGCCAGGACTACGACGAGGAAGGGAGTTCCTCTGTGCCGCGGGGCTGCGGCTGGGGTCTGGTCCGCCCCTACACGCTCCTATGCGACCTGGACTCCATCTGGGGAGTGGCCGTGGAATCCGTGGCGGCCGGCGGCGCCCTGGCGTCCGTCCTGCTGGGCCTGGTCCTGCTGTGTCGCCTCCGCCACGTGAGCGAGGCCGAGAAGCGCAGCGGCGTgggccccatcctcctcctcctgcttggcATCCTGGGACTGTTCGGCCTGAGCTTCGCCTACCTGATCGAGCAGGACGAGCAGCTGTGCCTGCTCCGCCGCGCCCTCTGGGGCCTCCTGTTTGCCGTGTGCTTCTCCTGCCTGCTGGTGCAGGGCGTGCGCCTGCGGAGGCTGGGCCGCGAGAGGCGGAGCCCCGGCGGCTGTGCGCTGACGGGCCTGGCGCTGGGGCTGAGCGCCGTGCAGGGCATCATCGCCGCCGAGTGGCTCCTCCTCACCGTGCTGAGGGAGGGCCGCGCCGCCTGCCAGTACCTCCCCCTGGACTTCTCGTTGGCCTGCAGCTACGTGCTAGCCCTCCTGCTAGCCGCGCTCGCCGCCGCGGGGTTGGCGCTGTGCGGGAAGACCAGGCAGTGGCGTTGTAACGCCATCTGGCTATTGGTGgcctgcctgctgtccctccTCCTATGGGTGGCCTGGGTGGGCTTTTATCTCTACGGCAACGCCTGGCTGGGGAGGTCGCCTGATTGGGACGAGCCGGCGTTGGCGATAGCGCTTGTGGCGCAAGGTTGGCTGCTTCTGCTGTTCCACGCCGTCCCAGAGGCTCACTGCTGCCTGCGGCCCCCGCCCCAACCCACCGCCCCCGACTACTTCGACACGTCGCAGAACTCGTCCCGCATGAGGGAGACCAGCTTCGACGAGGACATCCCCCTGTCCCACAGGCAGTTTGTAGAGAACCAGGGATACAACTTTGACGACAACACTGCAGGTATAGAAAAACTGCTGTATAAAAGGATGTGCATTTGATTTGCCCCACACAAGTAATACAAATCATTCTCACTTGTGTATTTGAAAATATTGAGACTTGTCTGTGATGTTACAGCACACAGGTCCAATGAAGTCCTTAGCTTCAAATGTATATGATCCAGAAGTAGCCAATGGGGTAACAGTAAATAAGGGTTTGGGCAATGCCCAAAAGTGCAGCATGGGGTAGAGTATGCGTGTGAAACTACAGGGTGAATCTAGGCCATTATGAGTAATGGAACAGCAGACATATTACCATATCTGGCTTAAAATACCTCCAATATGAAAGCACAATTCACACAGTGCTGAGAACTACTGTTCTAGTATTTCTGAGTGCaactttgagagagagagagagagagagagagagagagagggagagggagagggagagaaggagagaggaaggaaagagggaaagggagagtgtTTATGTTTGTCAGACAGAGTGCTCAAagagagtaaaaaaaacaagtgCTCATTTGTGAGTGCGCGTGTGGCGTAAGAAAACAAGCACGTGttctgaagagtgtgtgtgtgtttgtgagggcttATTGAGGCCCAATTCACAAGGCTTCCTTGTGTGCATTCAAGGCACCTCTGCCACCTCTGCCACCTCTGTGCCAGGTctgaggagcggaggagggcaCCACAATGGCAACACCGGTCCCCGGCCCAGTGCCCCCTTCCGTAGCAACGTCTACCAGCCCACCGAAATGACCATGATCCTGAATGGTGGAGCGGTGAGTACACCAGCACACTCACAGGTACACACCTATCACACACCTCACGCACTCTACCAGCATGAGGGAGTGTGTTCCCGTATTCGTGTTCGAGCTCGTCTGTGTCCAACGGCACGTGTACGTGTCTATATCTTTGCACATGCTTGTATTGTATGCctacatgtgtctgtctgtctgtgtgtgttcttctgtgtgcgtgtacatgcaCGTCtatatgcaagtgtgtgtgtatgcatgagtgtgtatgcCTGTAGGCGTATATGTATGGctgcgactgtgtgtgtttggatgcctATAAAGGATATGTCATGTGTGTATGCCTCAATGTGTGCATGTCCCAGAGTGTGTATGCCCTAGCGTGTGGAtgcccttctgtgtgtgtgtgtgtgtgtgtgtgtgtctgagaggaagggggagtgtGCTGCAGCACTATCAGTGGTGTGAGTGATGCAGCTGTGTCCCGGAGGCTGGCAGCTCCTCTGTTGTCCCAGGATGGATGGGCACAGTGGCGGGCGCAGGTGACTGCCCCTCTATAAATACACCGGAGCGGGCCCCCGGCCAGGGAACGCTCTGGGAACGCTCTGGGAACGCTCTGGGAACGTCGACCTGCCATCCCAGTCGTCTCCCAGTCAGAGTTTGAAGAGTTGGCTTCTCCCTCGCATTAGAGCAGTCATGCTAATGTTGTTATTGTGGAAGGAGGAGCACATGAGGGCTTTTCCCTCCTGAGGAAGTGATGCAGGAAAGTCTGAGGAGCTTAAGAGCTGAGTCATGGGTGTGGGGATGGATCgatggatgtgtgggtgtgtcggtGGATGGGTGGCAGgataggtgagtcaggtggctgagcggttagggaaccgggctagtaatctgaaggttgccagttcgattccggccgtgtcaaatgacgttgtgtccttgggcaaggcacttcaccctacttgcctcggggggaatgtccctgtacttactgtaagtcgctctggataagagcgtctgcttaatgactaaatgtaggtgggtgggtgactgGATGGTTGGATGGGTGACTGGATagttggatggatgggtggatggatggaatggagatagacaggcagacagaaagtatgtttgtgtgagagagggactaGGGAGTGGGATCGAGGCGACACACTGTCTTTGTGTTTATTGTGCTGTCcatcgtgtgtctgtgtgcacatacagtgtgtgtgtgtgtgttgaacatgCAGGGCATTTGTGTTGACTAAcgctctgtgccccccccctccccccccccccccccccctacacacaggtcccctccgcccctccgaCCTACACAGGTAGACAGCTGTGGTAAGGGGGTAGCctggaagagaggatggggaagagagaagaggaaagaagaggagagatgagcgagaggactcacacacacacacacacacacacacatacacacacaggagcagtcCTGTGGGGAGGACTTTGACATGgatccccacctccaccactgtgtgtgtgagtgtatgtgtgtatggtgagaGACTGAGCCTTTACACACGCGTGTGTCAATCAATCTGGTTGTGTGGGAAGGAGAACAGGGAATGGAGGACAGAGCTCGTCTGAATCTTTGAAGTGTTCTGTCAGAGATTTAAGACTCCCTGATAGAAAACTAAAAAATCTAAACATTTGGCAACACAACAGACAACAAAGCCAAAAtggaaaatgaacaaaataaaattgTAGCAGGACATGACATTGTTGGCAGTTGTGTTGTCTCCAATTCTTTTGTTCATCTGAGACTACGAACCACTGTATAATCTGTAGTAAAACTGTGAAGCCTTCCTGtcttgtcctgtctgtctctgttgagATATTCAGTCTTATGTTTTCAGCTTCTGATGGCACATCTTTGGCTCTGCTCTCCATCCTTGCTCTAGGTGGACAACACCTCCCCAACAAAGCAGTCATTCAGCACATGGCCAGTTTAGATTCAAGATTGAACTCCCCCAAACAatccagccgtgtgtgtgtgtgtgtgtgtgtgtgtgtgtgtgtgggtgtgtgtgtgtaagtgtttgtgttCTCGGAACAAAAAAGGATCTTGGACCCCCTCTTTACCCTTTCAAGGTGACCTAATCCAGCCTGTATACTCTGAATTGGCAAATGTCTTTATCTCTGGTCGGCTTTGCTCTGTTAATATTGGATCCTAGGTTCCACCTACATTCTACTCCCAATCTTCTCCACCTTGCACGGACTACTCCCTCCTCAGAGCTAACTGAACCATGAACCCCTTTTCGGACCTCAGCCGACACGAGAcacccaacctgggggggtcgcCTAGAGGGCGGGGCCAAGCTGCTACTGGATGGACAGTGGGAAGGGGTTCTTGATTGGACGGTGGCTATGTcagtcagggggaggaggaggaggtggtggaggggtgtgtgtgtgtgtgtttctaggtCAAACTTGTGCTCGGCAGTAGTCTCCTGTGACCAGTGACTGTCTGAAGCAGCCGGAGACACTGTCACTTTATATAAGAGGGAACTAGAGCAAGGAGATGGCTCCCTTTTGACGCTTTTCTGTTCTTGCGCTTGTGTGAGAATGAGGGTGCTTGTGGGGGTTGTGATCACATCAGTGATAGGAGACCCCAGCACAAGCAGCCAGTGCATGGCCCCCTTCCTCCAGTCTAACCCCCAGCCAGGCTGGGAACCAGAGACACTGTAGACAGTTACATTTCCCAGCCCCCATATATTGTGACTGCCTATATTAAGCGCAATggccaaagtgtgtgtgcaaggagTCTAGGAGCTTGTAAAAATcacatatactgtgtgtgtgagagggtgagtgaaagagaaaataatTAATATACTTGGGGGAAGGACTAGCaaaggaaaggaggatgggTGTAGGAAGACAAACAAGatactggaggaagagaggagcctGGGATTTCCTTCAGTcaacccccccctacccccatctGTGTCAGAAAATGGCTCCTTCCCTTTGGCGTGTGAACGTGAGTTGGCAGTGCTGCTTTGTGCTGTCCTTCTTATCTGgaggaacctctctctctccctccttcgtctgtggttagctagctaatttTTGTGCCAAGAAGGACTCTTGCTACAAGCTGGGTCTCAATTTCAACACCCCCTTCCCAAAACCCCATATAGCTACCAGCCATCTTAGATGCTGTGTACATAGTAGTGCTGTAAAGCTTGTTGGgtatttcctttttttatgAAGTAGAGAAGTTTGTAGACACCAGACTAATATTAAACCACTGGAGATCTGATTACTGTAACCCATTTTTTTATTCTAATTTTTGGGGGCTTTGTGAATGGATTTCGAGATTTCTGTTCAAATCTTTTTGGTTTTGTCATAttgcttcctctttctccctcattctatctctctttcatctctctcgaTGGTGTCTTGTTTCCTTTTAATTCAAGCTAGTCTTTTTGGAAATAttcatattatttttttaatatgcTAGACATGCTTTGTTTCCTTTTAAGCAAATTAATGTTCAAGACAATTACAAATGGTTTTGTCTGTAAGGGATCTGCTGTTATCTTGGTGTGGTTTTCCTTCTCTTAGCAACTTCCTTGGAACCGTCATACAGTAACTCAGTCAAAACACTGTTTGTTATATAAAAGTCAAGGGAGGGAGATTACATTCATTACATTATGCTTCTCggaattgttgttgttgttttgcacTTCATAGATTATGACTATCTGTGATATTCTAAGGTGAATTCAGAGAGCCATGCAGGGATGGTagaatgacctttgacccccaccCTATGGGTATCTCACATGGTGACCCTGGGTATGACCCACTGCCAAGGAAGGACTGATGAGGCAAGGTCAGGAGGTCACGGGTTAATccgtgttggggggggggggggggggggggggggtggcagcggCTGCCTGCCTCAGTAGCTGGAGGTCGAACCAATTGGAATGCTTGCTCAGCCAGACAAGGCCAGGTCAGAGAAGAAAAGGCAGTCCTAGGCAAAGAcagcttgccccccccccccccccttctcccaggGACAGGCTGTGTTTGAGCTACACTGGGACAGAACCAGGCCGTCTCAGGTTCTAGTTGACCCAGCTACAAGTCTCCGGCCCTGGGTCCCGCAGGCTGTGAAGGAGCCGATCTATGGTGCGTTTGGCAGGTCAACCGTACGGTTACAGTAGAGGATaactacaacccccccccccccggaaacGGCTTAAATTCTCATGTTTTCATTCAATGTGGAGTACAGAATAAATACGATGTGACTTAGTAGATTTTGCACTTGTTGACTACCTATCTGTGCATGCTCATCACCATTTCTACATGTGAGACATTTCTCCAACCTACTGTTAAGCTACTAATTCTATTTATGTCAAAGTCatgtgatttaaaaaaaaaaaagagcataTTTTTCAGTGTAACATATGACACAATTTGTGTCTGCTTTCCTGGGTGAGAGTAAGAGATGCAGGTTCTTGAGTTAAAGAACTTCATAATGAGAGGAACTCAGGGGCCCACAGGAACCCACAGGGGTTcttgtgacatcatcatcagtGGACCCAAAcagctccctgtctgtgtgagaacacaaaaggaaaaaaaagagtaCTGACAAATATATATCTTCTTCTCTGTGTTTATAAAGATGGTATAAACTGGTGAGATTTgcacaatatactgtatgtcaagTTTGTTGTCCCAGGACAGCCCAACCAAACACCCCTCCTTCCTGAGTTTGTCATGTCCTGCCTGTCCACTCCTGTATTGTCTTGCCTTCAGACTGTTCCATCCGGGGCAGCTGACAGGGGTGGTCTTGGTCTCACAGCTGTGACTGTGCAGTGACGCAGCATGCCTATGTATAGAACTTGTTTCCCCCTGATTAGTAAAACAGTTAACTCTTGTTTCTGTAACCAATTCAGGCAAAACGTTCAATAAAGTGTCATGTTTGTAGTTAACTTTTGCTTGAGGTCTCTTTCTTTATGAACTAACCATTTTTATGAGGTTGTAAAACTCGAAATGGTATTTACTTGACTCTTAATAAACTGCTGCAAAAACCGCTGTGTCTGCTACTGCTTGGGCTCATCTCCCACTGTCTTGCAGTTGTTTGTTATATCAGTTTCAACAATGCTGGAACTGGACACTGACAGATGGGCACACAGCAGACATGCAGATGTTGTACTTCACTGCGGTTGATCTTGAATCTTCTGGCAGCCTCTCGCTCTGTACCCCTGCCCCCTATCCTGGACTCGCATATCTGATTACACATCCAAGATCTCCAATGTGACCATGTCTCTTTCACTTAATATTTCAGTTCATGCCAGCAGACACCACTACTAGGAGAGCAGCCTAGTCAGGTAATAAGCCTCTGTTTGAACTGTGTAAATACACATCCTTCCTTCTTGCCTTCATTGGAGGAGTCGCTGGATCTGATATGATTAGGTTAGTAACAGCTGTGTAGAGAAGCAAATACTTATACCTATTCAATCATGTTGAATTAGTAGTTACTCAAAGGTTACGTTTGATTGAACGGAGCCAGTCGGTGGATGGTCCTTGCTCTCTGACCACAGCGCCCAGGCCTGCTACCGCCACGTGATCCTGCTTCACCCAGCGATGCCAGACTCTGAGAGCACACCGACCTATCAGATATCCTCTCAATGAAATGAGAATGCTTGGTGATCTCAGCCTAACCCCGTGGCAGCTGTCTCTCGGGGCGTCCAATTACCTCCCGAGTAAGATAACATCACGAGGGTGAGGCACCGTGACAGGATTGGTCCAGACACCTGTCAGTTGAGATAGCCCACCACTATACACAGGTAAGTCTTTCAAGCAACAAAGAAATGCCCAAAACTCTACCCACTCCTAGTCATTGACAGGCAGTTTGAACCCAGGAAAGAAGAGCTTAGATTTTTGTTTTTCCAAGTATTTTATTACTGCTATACATCAAACACACGCTTTCATATGATCTTTCACTCCTCAAAACCCATGAACAGGGTCATTCTGTTTCCTGGCTGTATGGACACAAGCCTGGGTAGAAAGAGCTAGCCTCTGCATTCCCCTCACTCTGGAGTTGTTGCTATTCTCTGGAAATTATTCCTGTTTTCAGTGGAAATGTTCAAATGGTTTTCATGGGCAGAAGAACAATTGCCCTGTTCATGGAAGGGGAAATGACAGATAACGGAAATGTTTTTgtagttgtgttttttttttactcttgaaGAAGGGAAGCGCCAAGAGGTCAAATCAATGTATTGTGCGTGTAACAATGATGTCATAATACAAAATGATCCAGGAGGCTAAGACGGTAACATTGAATGAgcacgtgtgtgcacgtgcactagggtttttgtgtgtgcgcgcacccTTCGTATGAGTCGCTCTAACAACGCCAGCATGCCCTCCACAGTGCATAACTCCTAtgtgggtggaggcaggggggtgcCCCCCAGCAGTGAGGGCGACGTAGCAGCCAGCGCTGGGCCTGGGTGCTGGAGCAGCACCAGGGAGCTGGTCTTGAGGGACTGCGCCAGGTCTGAGCTCTGCAGGCTGGGGGTCAGAGACTCCGAGCTCTCAGGGCTCCActgcagggtgggggtgaggcccggggtgggctggggggacGGCGAAACCACCTCGATGGACACCCCCGAGGTGCCAGGTTGGGGGGACTGGGAGAGGTTGGCGAAGGCCGAGTTCactggagaagggggagggaaacacgtacacacaaatacacacacacacagggtcatgagtcacacacatacgtagACACACAGGGGTatgcgtcacacacacatatgtgtcATGAGCAGGTTCCCCACCCACAACACAGGAACAACACTaacaaagacaaacaaaacagagtTGAGGCAGGCCCACTGgtttgggggaggtgggggtggctgGGCAGCTGGAGGACTATTGTGTGGCCCCTAGTCCCAAACAATAGACATGACATCAGGGATGTGAAGCCATGTTGAATAGAGGCCTATATCTGACCATTTacaacagagagcgagagagatgagagagagggaatgggaaaggggtggagagaggatgtGGAACGGGAGAGCACTATGCAGGGAAGGGGAGCacaggagatgagggagagaaggtgaaaaaggagaggaaacagaAGAACCCTGCTCCTCCAACCACCATCTTCAACAGATCTGCACTGATCTTATTTGACCTCATGGGCCACCGTACCACACTGGAGAACAGAGGGACATTTGGGGGATCATTTAGTTTACAATATCATTCAATTCTTTGACTTTCTGTAAGATATGATATCCTGAATCTTGCAAAAATCCATTGACTTACTAGATAGTATAGCCTGTATTTGTA is from Osmerus mordax isolate fOsmMor3 chromosome 3, fOsmMor3.pri, whole genome shotgun sequence and encodes:
- the gprc5ba gene encoding G protein-coupled receptor, class C, group 5, member Ba isoform X2, which codes for MVIRGSARKQHDMAFLPILLVLLLSVARRASCQDYDEEGSSSVPRGCGWGLVRPYTLLCDLDSIWGVAVESVAAGGALASVLLGLVLLCRLRHVSEAEKRSGVGPILLLLLGILGLFGLSFAYLIEQDEQLCLLRRALWGLLFAVCFSCLLVQGVRLRRLGRERRSPGGCALTGLALGLSAVQGIIAAEWLLLTVLREGRAACQYLPLDFSLACSYVLALLLAALAAAGLALCGKTRQWRCNAIWLLVACLLSLLLWVAWVGFYLYGNAWLGRSPDWDEPALAIALVAQGWLLLLFHAVPEAHCCLRPPPQPTAPDYFDTSQNSSRMRETSFDEDIPLSHRQFVENQGYNFDDNTAGTSATSATSVPGLRSGGGHHNGNTGPRPSAPFRSNVYQPTEMTMILNGGAVPSAPPTYTGRQLW
- the gprc5ba gene encoding G protein-coupled receptor, class C, group 5, member Ba isoform X5 — encoded protein: MVIRGSARKQHDMAFLPILLVLLLSVARRASCQDYDEEGSSSVPRGCGWGLVRPYTLLCDLDSIWGVAVESVAAGGALASVLLGLVLLCRLRHVSEAEKRSGVGPILLLLLGILGLFGLSFAYLIEQDEQLCLLRRALWGLLFAVCFSCLLVQGVRLRRLGRERRSPGGCALTGLALGLSAVQGIIAAEWLLLTVLREGRAACQYLPLDFSLACSYVLALLLAALAAAGLALCGKTRQWRCNAIWLLVACLLSLLLWVAWVGFYLYGNAWLGRSPDWDEPALAIALVAQGWLLLLFHAVPEAHCCLRPPPQPTAPDYFDTSQNSSRMRETSFDEDIPLSHRQFVENQGYNFDDNTAGLRSGGGHHNGNTGPRPSAPFRSNVYQPTEMTMILNGGAVPSAPPTYTGRQLW
- the gprc5ba gene encoding G protein-coupled receptor, class C, group 5, member Ba isoform X1: MVIRGSARKQHDMAFLPILLVLLLSVARRASCQDYDEEGSSSVPRGCGWGLVRPYTLLCDLDSIWGVAVESVAAGGALASVLLGLVLLCRLRHVSEAEKRSGVGPILLLLLGILGLFGLSFAYLIEQDEQLCLLRRALWGLLFAVCFSCLLVQGVRLRRLGRERRSPGGCALTGLALGLSAVQGIIAAEWLLLTVLREGRAACQYLPLDFSLACSYVLALLLAALAAAGLALCGKTRQWRCNAIWLLVACLLSLLLWVAWVGFYLYGNAWLGRSPDWDEPALAIALVAQGWLLLLFHAVPEAHCCLRPPPQPTAPDYFDTSQNSSRMRETSFDEDIPLSHRQFVENQGYNFDDNTAGTSATSATSVPGLRSGGGHHNGNTGPRPSAPFRSNVYQPTEMTMILNGGAVSTPAHSQVPSAPPTYTGRQLW
- the gprc5ba gene encoding G protein-coupled receptor, class C, group 5, member Ba isoform X3 is translated as MVIRGSARKQHDMAFLPILLVLLLSVARRASCQDYDEEGSSSVPRGCGWGLVRPYTLLCDLDSIWGVAVESVAAGGALASVLLGLVLLCRLRHVSEAEKRSGVGPILLLLLGILGLFGLSFAYLIEQDEQLCLLRRALWGLLFAVCFSCLLVQGVRLRRLGRERRSPGGCALTGLALGLSAVQGIIAAEWLLLTVLREGRAACQYLPLDFSLACSYVLALLLAALAAAGLALCGKTRQWRCNAIWLLVACLLSLLLWVAWVGFYLYGNAWLGRSPDWDEPALAIALVAQGWLLLLFHAVPEAHCCLRPPPQPTAPDYFDTSQNSSRMRETSFDEDIPLSHRQFVENQGYNFDDNTAGLRSGGGHHNGNTGPRPSAPFRSNVYQPTEMTMILNGGAVSTPAHSQVPSAPPTYTGRQLW